In Acidovorax sp. 106, the following proteins share a genomic window:
- the nadC gene encoding carboxylating nicotinate-nucleotide diphosphorylase has product MKNRDDETTAAVAALAQQDVARALAEDVGAGDLTAGLIDPARRARARILAREDAVICGAPWAEAALRALDPTVQITWHVVEGQRCAADQVVLELEGNARALLSAERTALNFLQLLSAVATKTRTYVDVVAGTRAHIVDTRKTLPGLRLAQKYAVRVGGGTNHRIGLHDAVLIKENHIAAAGGVTAVLKAAQAVAAQARFIEIEVETLEQLAEALDAGAKMVLLDNMPLPMLREAVRINAAHAGGGAILEISGGVTLAGLRELAETGVDRISIGTLTKDVKATDFSMRLQELA; this is encoded by the coding sequence ATGAAAAATCGAGACGATGAAACCACGGCGGCCGTGGCCGCACTGGCACAGCAAGACGTAGCCCGCGCACTGGCCGAAGATGTAGGCGCTGGCGACCTCACCGCCGGCCTGATTGACCCCGCCCGCCGCGCCCGTGCCCGCATCCTGGCGCGCGAAGACGCCGTGATTTGCGGTGCCCCCTGGGCTGAAGCCGCCCTGCGCGCGCTGGACCCCACGGTGCAGATCACCTGGCATGTGGTCGAGGGCCAGCGCTGCGCGGCCGACCAGGTCGTGCTGGAGCTGGAGGGCAACGCCCGTGCGCTGCTGAGCGCCGAGCGCACCGCGCTGAACTTTCTGCAACTGCTGTCGGCTGTGGCCACCAAAACGCGCACCTATGTGGACGTGGTGGCGGGCACCCGCGCCCATATCGTGGACACGCGCAAGACCCTCCCTGGTCTGCGCCTGGCGCAAAAGTACGCCGTGCGCGTGGGCGGTGGCACCAACCACCGCATTGGCTTGCACGATGCGGTGCTCATCAAAGAGAACCACATTGCCGCAGCGGGTGGCGTGACGGCGGTGCTGAAAGCGGCGCAGGCGGTGGCCGCTCAGGCCCGCTTTATCGAGATTGAGGTGGAAACGCTGGAGCAGCTGGCCGAGGCGCTGGACGCGGGCGCCAAGATGGTGCTGCTGGACAACATGCCGCTGCCCATGCTGCGCGAGGCGGTACGGATCAACGCGGCGCATGCGGGCGGTGGTGCCATCCTCGAAATCTCAGGCGGCGTGACGCTGGCGGGCCTGCGCGAGCTGGCTGAAACCGGTGTGGACCGCATCTCGATTGGCACGCTGACCAAGGATGTCAAGGCCACCGATTTTTCGATGCGCCTACAGGAGCTGGCATGA
- the nadA gene encoding quinolinate synthase NadA, giving the protein MSNATLNRINVEYEQPDEAAAGSVCSTKHAWARVPPEPSQAERAALKDKIRRLLKEKNAVMVSHYYVHPDLQDLAEETGGLVSDSLEMARFGRDHAAQTLVVSGVRFMGETAKILSPEKTVLMPDLDATCSLDLGCPIDEFNAFCDQHPDRTVVVYANTSAAVKARADWLVTSSCALEIVSALKAAGQKILWAPDRHLGAYIQRETGADMVFWNGACIVHDEFKALELELLKKEHPRAKVLVHPESPADVVALADAVGSTSAILKAAREMDATEFIVATDNGMMHKLRTLNPGKTFYEAPTAGNSATCKSCAHCPWMAMNGLADVARVLETGANAVHVEPALIPRARQPIDRMLAFTAALKNGQPTVGLVPHLGAA; this is encoded by the coding sequence ATGAGCAACGCAACCCTGAACCGCATTAACGTCGAATACGAGCAGCCCGACGAAGCGGCTGCGGGTTCTGTCTGCTCCACCAAGCACGCCTGGGCCCGCGTGCCGCCCGAGCCCTCGCAGGCCGAGCGTGCCGCGCTCAAGGACAAGATCCGCCGCCTGCTCAAGGAAAAAAACGCGGTCATGGTGTCGCACTACTACGTGCACCCGGACTTGCAAGATTTGGCCGAAGAAACCGGCGGCTTGGTCAGCGACTCGCTGGAGATGGCCCGCTTTGGCCGCGACCACGCCGCACAGACCCTGGTGGTGAGCGGTGTGCGCTTCATGGGCGAGACGGCCAAGATTTTGAGCCCGGAAAAGACCGTGCTCATGCCCGACCTGGACGCCACCTGCTCGCTCGACCTGGGTTGCCCCATCGACGAGTTCAATGCGTTTTGCGACCAGCACCCTGACCGCACCGTGGTGGTGTACGCCAACACCAGCGCGGCGGTGAAGGCGCGGGCCGACTGGCTCGTGACATCGAGCTGCGCGCTGGAGATCGTGAGCGCCCTCAAGGCCGCAGGCCAAAAGATTTTGTGGGCGCCCGACCGCCACCTGGGCGCCTACATCCAGCGCGAAACGGGCGCAGACATGGTGTTCTGGAACGGCGCTTGCATCGTGCACGACGAGTTCAAGGCGCTGGAGCTGGAGCTGCTCAAAAAAGAGCACCCGCGCGCCAAAGTGCTGGTGCACCCCGAAAGCCCTGCCGATGTGGTGGCACTGGCCGATGCCGTAGGCTCCACTAGCGCCATCCTCAAGGCCGCACGCGAGATGGATGCCACCGAATTCATCGTGGCCACCGACAACGGCATGATGCACAAGCTGCGCACGCTCAACCCCGGCAAGACGTTTTACGAAGCCCCCACTGCTGGCAACAGCGCCACCTGCAAGAGCTGCGCGCACTGCCCTTGGATGGCGATGAACGGCCTGGCCGATGTGGCCCGCGTGCTGGAGACGGGGGCCAACGCCGTGCACGTAGAGCCCGCGCTCATCCCCCGCGCGCGCCAGCCGATTGACCGTATGCTGGCCTTTACCGCAGCGCTTAAAAATGGGCAACCCACGGTGGGCCTGGTGCCGCACTTGGGCGCTGCTTAA
- a CDS encoding response regulator transcription factor has protein sequence MNILLVEDDPRIADFLMRGLRAEGHSVQRAAHGVEGLALAQDAARSAQPGDAATVLVLDLMLPGMNGMEICQTLRATGVSLPILMLTALSTLEDRVAGLRMGADDYLCKPFEFEELLARLEALARRARPLQPGRSSRLQIDDLVLDRESMKATRAGQALTLTARELALLELLMSAPGRLFSRERILASVWGHSEDPLTNVVDVYIRRLRSKIDDGHATALIHTMRGLGYRMEAQAPPAAA, from the coding sequence ATGAACATTCTTTTGGTGGAAGATGATCCCCGGATCGCAGACTTCTTGATGCGTGGCCTGAGGGCCGAAGGGCACAGCGTGCAGCGCGCCGCCCACGGCGTAGAAGGCCTGGCACTGGCCCAGGACGCCGCCCGCAGCGCCCAGCCAGGCGACGCGGCCACGGTGCTGGTCCTGGACTTGATGCTGCCCGGCATGAACGGCATGGAGATTTGCCAGACCCTGCGCGCCACCGGGGTGTCGCTGCCCATCCTCATGCTCACCGCCTTGAGCACGCTGGAAGACCGCGTGGCGGGGCTGCGCATGGGCGCGGACGACTACCTGTGCAAGCCCTTTGAATTTGAAGAACTGCTGGCCCGCCTGGAAGCCCTGGCCCGCCGCGCCCGCCCCTTGCAGCCAGGTCGGTCCAGCCGCCTGCAGATAGACGACTTGGTGCTAGACCGCGAGAGCATGAAGGCCACGCGTGCCGGTCAAGCCCTGACGCTGACGGCCCGCGAGCTGGCGCTGCTGGAGCTGCTGATGAGCGCCCCGGGACGCCTGTTCAGCCGCGAACGCATCCTGGCCAGCGTGTGGGGCCACAGCGAAGACCCGCTCACCAACGTGGTGGACGTGTACATCCGCCGCCTGCGCAGCAAGATCGATGACGGCCACGCCACCGCGCTGATCCACACCATGCGCGGACTGGGCTACCGGATGGAGGCGCAGGCACCTCCGGCTGCGGCATGA
- a CDS encoding HAMP domain-containing sensor histidine kinase: MFRRRLSLVLVLLAAAVTLQGLAAVVAVREAERQVVRGRVASDTLQRFVELSSTKQRLRAWATQHQIGAGGAPAERDTLVERMQAQLQSLVALARDAETMGLAEEAPEEHAARLDALRVLTHSVAQLGAAVREMQPLTPEVQASAVWNALTAVFEQSEGRDLRELVAQSIAREQAAMQRERAAADASLARMRALWIGTALALALGALAATLYFGRALRRPLHALADGARALQQGQLHHRINLPGRNEFADAARSMNAMADELERHRQRELQQRQVLEATVRERTADLHQANESLQRTDLRRRQLLADISHELRTPTTAIRGEAEVTLRGGERPASEYREALARIVDISRQQGKVIDDLLAMARTDMETFSVAREPVVLQHQVLDALALATALAAEQGVRLQQQAEATMPEPLTVFGDAQRLTQLVLLLLDNAIRYSHPGGRVDWCLRVQEGSAELLVCDEGIGIPAQELPQVFERHFRGSAARQHRASGSGLGLPIARALAQAHGGTLELQSPWPLGAAEGGTCARLRLPLWHGAQGGHAALLATPNTGMA; encoded by the coding sequence ATGTTCCGCCGCCGACTCAGCCTCGTCCTCGTCCTGCTGGCCGCCGCCGTCACGCTGCAGGGTCTGGCGGCCGTGGTAGCGGTGCGAGAGGCCGAACGGCAAGTGGTGCGGGGCCGCGTGGCCAGCGACACCCTGCAGCGGTTTGTGGAGCTGTCCTCCACCAAGCAACGCCTGCGCGCCTGGGCCACGCAGCACCAGATCGGCGCGGGTGGAGCTCCGGCTGAGCGCGACACCCTGGTCGAGCGCATGCAGGCGCAACTGCAGTCGCTGGTGGCGCTGGCGCGCGATGCCGAAACCATGGGCCTTGCCGAAGAGGCGCCAGAAGAACACGCCGCCCGCCTGGACGCCCTGCGCGTGCTGACCCACAGCGTGGCCCAGCTGGGCGCTGCGGTGCGCGAGATGCAGCCCCTCACGCCCGAGGTGCAAGCCAGCGCCGTGTGGAACGCGCTGACCGCAGTGTTCGAACAGTCCGAAGGGCGCGATCTGCGCGAACTGGTGGCCCAGAGTATCGCGCGCGAACAGGCCGCCATGCAGCGAGAGCGCGCCGCCGCCGATGCCTCTTTGGCCCGCATGCGGGCGCTGTGGATTGGCACAGCCCTGGCCCTGGCGCTGGGCGCCTTGGCGGCCACGCTGTACTTTGGGCGCGCCTTGCGCCGCCCACTGCATGCGCTGGCAGACGGCGCACGGGCACTGCAGCAAGGGCAATTGCACCACCGCATCAATCTGCCAGGCCGCAACGAGTTTGCCGATGCTGCGCGCAGCATGAACGCCATGGCCGACGAGCTGGAACGCCATCGCCAGCGCGAGCTGCAACAGCGCCAGGTGCTGGAAGCCACCGTGCGTGAGCGCACGGCCGATTTGCACCAGGCCAACGAATCGCTGCAGCGCACCGACCTGCGACGGCGCCAGCTGCTGGCCGACATCAGCCACGAGCTGCGCACCCCCACCACCGCCATAAGGGGCGAGGCCGAGGTGACGCTGCGCGGCGGCGAGCGACCGGCCAGCGAATACCGTGAGGCGCTGGCCCGCATCGTCGACATCTCACGCCAGCAGGGCAAGGTGATTGACGACCTGCTGGCCATGGCCCGCACCGACATGGAGACCTTCAGCGTGGCCCGCGAGCCCGTGGTGCTGCAGCACCAGGTGCTGGACGCACTGGCACTGGCCACCGCCTTAGCGGCAGAGCAAGGCGTGCGCCTGCAACAGCAGGCAGAGGCCACCATGCCCGAGCCGCTGACCGTGTTTGGCGATGCACAGCGCCTGACCCAACTGGTGCTGCTGTTGCTGGACAACGCCATCCGCTACTCGCACCCCGGCGGCCGTGTTGACTGGTGCCTGCGTGTGCAAGAAGGCAGTGCAGAGTTGCTTGTGTGCGACGAAGGCATTGGCATCCCGGCGCAGGAGCTGCCTCAGGTGTTTGAGCGGCATTTCCGGGGCAGTGCGGCCCGCCAGCACCGTGCCAGCGGCAGCGGCCTGGGGCTGCCCATTGCACGCGCGCTGGCGCAAGCCCATGGTGGCACGCTGGAGCTGCAAAGTCCCTGGCCCTTAGGTGCTGCAGAGGGCGGCACCTGTGCCAGGCTGCGGCTGCCACTGTGGCACGGGGCGCAGGGTGGCCACGCTGCACTGCTGGCAACTCCAAACACAGGCATGGCATGA
- a CDS encoding chorismate-binding protein: MSCIDFSQPLQPDAPRLRCQFGLPRQVLRADAPTQVRAVLDAVHAAARQGSWCVGYVRYEAAAAFDAALQTHAADGPLAWFAVYDHAEPWAADASPPGATGDAPSVDWQAGMARQDFDAAIAYIQRAIGNGELYQVNYTAPLQGTLHGQAADLFAALHRAQPQGYAACINAGAEQVLSVSPELFFDWQEGLDSPAGEGPLLARPMKGTAPRGATPEQDAAHAEHLRTAPKERAENVMIVDLLRNDVSRVALPHSVRVPALFATQALPTVWQMTSDVVARTRPGTTLADVFAALFPCGSVTGAPKVRAMQMIHALEPQPRGVYCGAVGVVRPAGPATDRAAGPGVVQGLHPVAATFNVPIRTVVLRAGAQGAAPQAVCGIGSGITSGAEAEAEWNEWRHKRAFVERASMPFEILETLALDAGQLRHAGEHLARMGVAAQHFGFVWDAARVQQCLQALAAQHPEGLWRVRLLLDATGQPRAEAFAMQTTAVPVLLQLAGQPFAEAHSEFTRFKTTRRAHYDAFTPDAATQPGVFDALLYNGAGEITECTRGNIAALLPDGRWVTPPLASGLLPGVGRAVALREGRVVEAVLRLSDVPQVREWAFVNSLRGWLAARVVPSAV; encoded by the coding sequence ATGTCCTGCATCGACTTCTCCCAGCCTCTGCAGCCTGATGCGCCACGCCTGCGCTGCCAGTTTGGCTTGCCACGCCAGGTGCTGCGCGCCGACGCGCCCACCCAGGTGCGTGCGGTGCTGGACGCTGTGCACGCCGCCGCACGGCAAGGATCATGGTGCGTGGGTTATGTGCGCTATGAAGCGGCTGCCGCGTTCGATGCCGCCTTGCAGACCCACGCGGCTGATGGCCCCCTGGCCTGGTTTGCCGTGTACGACCACGCCGAGCCATGGGCTGCGGACGCCTCGCCCCCCGGCGCAACCGGCGATGCCCCCAGCGTGGATTGGCAGGCGGGCATGGCGCGCCAGGACTTTGATGCCGCCATTGCCTACATCCAGCGGGCGATTGGCAACGGCGAGCTGTACCAGGTGAACTACACCGCGCCGCTGCAGGGCACGCTGCATGGGCAGGCAGCAGACCTGTTTGCCGCCTTGCACCGGGCCCAGCCTCAGGGGTATGCGGCCTGCATCAATGCGGGTGCAGAGCAGGTGCTGTCCGTGTCGCCTGAGCTGTTTTTTGATTGGCAGGAAGGGCTGGACAGCCCAGCAGGCGAAGGGCCCTTGCTGGCCCGCCCCATGAAGGGCACCGCCCCGCGCGGGGCCACCCCTGAGCAAGACGCAGCCCATGCCGAACACCTGCGCACGGCCCCCAAGGAGCGTGCCGAGAACGTGATGATCGTGGACCTGCTGCGCAACGACGTGTCGCGTGTGGCCTTGCCCCACAGCGTGCGGGTGCCTGCGTTGTTTGCCACCCAGGCGCTGCCTACGGTGTGGCAGATGACTTCGGACGTGGTGGCCCGCACGCGCCCCGGCACCACGCTGGCCGATGTGTTTGCTGCCTTATTCCCCTGCGGCTCCGTCACCGGTGCGCCCAAGGTGCGGGCCATGCAGATGATCCACGCGTTAGAGCCGCAGCCGCGCGGCGTGTATTGCGGCGCGGTGGGCGTGGTGCGGCCTGCGGGCCCGGCCACTGACCGCGCAGCGGGCCCAGGCGTTGTCCAGGGCTTGCACCCGGTGGCTGCCACCTTCAATGTGCCCATCCGCACGGTGGTGCTGCGCGCGGGTGCGCAGGGTGCAGCCCCGCAGGCGGTGTGCGGCATTGGCAGTGGCATCACCTCCGGGGCCGAGGCCGAGGCCGAGTGGAACGAGTGGCGCCACAAGCGCGCTTTTGTGGAAAGGGCGAGCATGCCGTTTGAGATTCTGGAAACCCTGGCGCTGGACGCTGGGCAACTGCGCCACGCGGGCGAGCACCTGGCCCGCATGGGCGTGGCAGCGCAGCACTTTGGCTTTGTGTGGGATGCTGCCCGTGTGCAGCAGTGCCTGCAGGCCCTGGCCGCGCAGCACCCCGAGGGCCTATGGCGTGTGCGCCTGCTGCTGGACGCCACAGGCCAGCCACGTGCCGAGGCATTTGCCATGCAGACCACCGCCGTGCCCGTGCTGTTGCAACTGGCTGGGCAGCCTTTTGCCGAGGCGCACAGCGAGTTCACCCGCTTCAAGACCACGCGCCGCGCTCATTACGACGCCTTTACGCCCGATGCGGCCACGCAGCCTGGGGTGTTCGATGCCTTGCTCTACAACGGGGCGGGTGAGATCACCGAATGCACACGCGGCAACATCGCCGCGCTGCTGCCCGATGGCCGCTGGGTGACGCCCCCGCTGGCCAGTGGCCTGCTGCCCGGCGTGGGCCGAGCCGTGGCCCTGCGCGAAGGCCGCGTGGTGGAGGCCGTGCTGCGCCTGAGCGATGTGCCGCAGGTGCGTGAATGGGCCTTTGTGAACAGCCTGCGCGGTTGGCTGGCGGCGCGGGTGGTGCCTTCGGCGGTGTAG
- a CDS encoding carbonic anhydrase, translating to MKHSKWIRQVALASVALCATMAFASNQHAHWAYQGHGGPKHWGELESSFEACARGSAQSPVDIRNPVKADLPALDFQYAAAAPTLVNNGHTVQVNLPAGNNLVVDGKKLELLQFHFHTPSEEAVAGKHAAMVAHFVHKDEDGKLGVVAVLIQPGKTNPAWAPIFAHLPRVGEQVTVDGLSLDLPALLPAKKGYYSFEGSLTTPPCSEGVKWMVLKEPVKLSPQQIKAFRQIYNANARPLQPLNGRVVKESN from the coding sequence ATGAAACACTCCAAATGGATTCGACAAGTGGCGTTGGCATCGGTGGCCCTGTGCGCCACCATGGCCTTTGCCAGCAATCAGCACGCCCATTGGGCCTACCAAGGCCATGGCGGCCCCAAGCACTGGGGCGAGCTGGAGTCTTCCTTCGAAGCCTGCGCGCGCGGCAGTGCCCAGAGCCCGGTGGACATTCGCAACCCCGTCAAGGCCGATTTGCCCGCGCTGGACTTCCAGTACGCCGCTGCCGCTCCCACGCTGGTCAACAACGGCCATACCGTGCAGGTCAACTTGCCCGCAGGCAACAACCTGGTCGTGGATGGCAAAAAGCTGGAGCTGCTGCAGTTTCATTTCCACACCCCCAGTGAGGAGGCGGTGGCTGGCAAGCACGCCGCCATGGTGGCCCACTTTGTGCACAAGGATGAAGACGGCAAACTGGGCGTGGTGGCCGTGTTGATACAGCCCGGCAAGACCAACCCCGCATGGGCGCCCATCTTTGCCCATCTGCCACGGGTGGGTGAGCAGGTCACGGTCGATGGCCTCTCGCTGGATCTGCCCGCCTTGTTGCCTGCCAAAAAGGGCTACTACAGTTTCGAGGGCTCGCTCACCACGCCCCCATGCTCCGAAGGCGTGAAGTGGATGGTGCTCAAAGAGCCCGTCAAGCTCAGCCCACAGCAGATCAAGGCGTTTCGCCAGATCTACAACGCCAACGCTCGGCCCCTGCAGCCCTTGAATGGCCGTGTGGTGAAAGAAAGCAACTGA